Proteins encoded in a region of the Osmerus mordax isolate fOsmMor3 chromosome 17, fOsmMor3.pri, whole genome shotgun sequence genome:
- the LOC136960384 gene encoding uncharacterized protein → MACRACTERIQPPEVCSSPPQVQPSQEEKPSIQRFDLSETETTPVVPFTIEDDAMESPPLTPPTPEALLFDQQVPRALTPLNRVTVGVVTPSRPETPPAVGYLPPPRLTPITRLSADVKRLLQGGLEGLQQDVTEEKKPGKGERKNTGKGEKTAKTQLYVKPLLVLEVSNKQPEEYSENDVKEEKKKKKNVGKRFLQWLSSKLICGCCSDV, encoded by the exons ATGGCCTGCAGGGCCTGCACTGAGAGGATCCAACCACCCGAGGTGTGTAGTTCCCCACCACAGGTCCAACCCTCTCAGGAAGAAAAGCCCTCCATCCAACGCTTT GATCTATCTGAGACAGAGACCACTCCTGTGGTCCCCTTCACCATTGAGGACGACGCCATGGAATCCccccctctgactcctcctactcccgAGGCCCTCCTCTTCGACCAGCAGGTTCCCCGGGCTTTGACTCCCCTCAACCGTGTCACCGTTGGAGTTGTGACTCCTAGCAGGCCTGAGACTCCGCCTGCTGTGGGGTATTTACCCCCCCCTCGTCTGACACCAATCACCCGCTTGAGCGCTGATGTAAAGAGGCTGCTCCAAGGAGGACTGGAAGGGCTCCAACAG GATGTGACGGAAGAGAAGAAGCCTGgcaaaggggagaggaagaacacTGGCAAAGGGGAGAAGACGGCCAAAACACAGTTGTATGTCAAACCACTGCTTGTGTTGGAAGTCAGTAACAAACAGCCAGAGGAATACTCTGAAAATGatgtgaaggaggagaaaaagaaaaagaagaatgtgGGAAAGAG GTTTCTCCAGTGGCTGTCGAGCAAACTGATATGCGGCTGTTGTTCAGATGTTTAA
- the LOC136959831 gene encoding uncharacterized protein, with product MDYEAQGLLPSSVRAVTKPCITNDVHPTMLHDQKRRDRQSRVTREKVMKRFKKSLVALEQDLMTTKEEILNTNEYFKEMSRVKSQGKGLMGASLRRLVYNVRGRRLQRIQAQKYIRVSQDFDALIQVVMKDCRDDFNLTGLQSWKKEVKKLRMACRACTERIQPPEVCSSPPQVQPSQEEKPSIQRFDLSETETTPVVPFTIEDDAMESPPLTPPTPEALLFDQQVPRALTPLNRVTVGVVTPSRPETPPAVGYLPPPRLTPITRLSADVKRLLQGGLEGLQQDVTEEKKPGKGERKNTGKGEKTAKTQLYVKPLLVLEVSNKQPEEYSENDVKEEKKKKKNVGKRFLQWLSSKLICGCCSDV from the exons ATGGATTACGAAGCCCAGGGCCTTCTTCCTTCCTCGGTGAGAGCCGTGACCAAGCCTTGCATCACTAATGACGTGCACCCCACCATGCTACACGATCAGAAGAGGCGCGACAGGCAGTCCCGTGTCACAAGAGAAAAGGTCATGAAAAGGTTCAAAAAATCCCTGGTTGCCCTGGAACAGGACCTTATGACAACCAAGGAGGAGATCCTGAACACCAACGAGTACTTCAAAGAGATGTCTCGTGTGAAGAGCCAGGGAAAAGGCCTGATGGGTGCGTCTCTGAGAAGACTTGTTTATAACGTCAGAGGGAGAaggctccagaggattcaggcgCAGAAGTATATACGGGTCAGCCAAGATTTCGATGCGCTGATCCAAGTGGTGATGAAGGACTGCAGAGATGACTTCAATCTGACGGGCCTGCAGAGCTGGAAGAAAGAGGTTAAGAAGCTACGCATGGCCTGCAGGGCCTGCACTGAGAGGATCCAACCACCCGAGGTGTGTAGTTCCCCACCACAGGTCCAACCCTCTCAGGAAGAAAAGCCCTCCATCCAACGCTTT GATCTATCTGAGACAGAGACCACTCCTGTGGTCCCCTTCACCATTGAGGACGACGCCATGGAATCCccccctctgactcctcctactcccgAGGCCCTCCTCTTCGACCAGCAGGTTCCCCGGGCTTTGACTCCCCTCAACCGTGTCACCGTTGGAGTTGTGACTCCTAGCAGGCCTGAGACTCCGCCTGCTGTGGGGTATTTACCCCCCCCTCGTCTGACACCAATCACCCGCTTGAGCGCTGATGTAAAGAGGCTGCTCCAAGGAGGACTGGAAGGGCTCCAACAG GATGTGACGGAAGAGAAGAAGCCTGgcaaaggggagaggaagaacacTGGCAAAGGGGAGAAGACGGCCAAAACACAGTTGTATGTCAAACCACTGCTTGTGTTGGAAGTCAGTAACAAACAGCCAGAGGAATACTCTGAAAATGatgtgaaggaggagaaaaagaaaaagaagaatgtgGGAAAGAG GTTTCTCCAGTGGCTGTCGAGCAAACTGATATGCGGCTGTTGTTCAGATGTTTAA